AAAGCTGAAGTTCCCCGCGATGAAGACCGCGAGCAATCCGAGCAAAAGCGCATAAAGCAATCCCGCCTCCCGCATGTCGCGGAAGGTGCGCACTGCGGTCCAGCCCCGCAGGAAAAAGCGCGCCAGCACGACAATCAAGGCCACAAAACCTGTGACTCCAGTCTTGTAAAGAAACGTCAGGTAGGTATTGTGCGGTCGTGGATCTTCCTCGAAGTTCTCGAACGTGAATGGGAGCCCGTAGCCCTCCCCTATGATCGGATTCTTGGCAAAGCGTGCCATCGCTTCGGCCCACGCGAGCAGGCGAAATTGCGCCTGTGGGTCGTCTTGCGAATACACGACGCCGCTCACCAGCTCTTCGGCGGCGCGGCCCACCAGGGCGGCCCCGGGTGCGGTCTGCACCAGGGCGGCCAGGACCAGCACGCCGGTCACAACCGAAGCAGCGACGGCCTTGAAACGCGCCCGCAGCGTGGTGTGACCGGTAGAAGGGCCGAACAAGACGAGGATAGCGATGATTCCCGCCAGCGAGACATCGAGGGCCCGCGAGTTTGCGAGCAGCACTCCGAGCGTCAAGGCGAGACACGCCGACCATCCCACAAGGCGAGGTACGAGCCGGTTCAGCGTGGCGACGAGCACGAGCACCAGGCACATCAGCACCAACTGGCCGGCGCCGTTTTGCACGATGTAGCGCCGTTGGCCAGGCGTATTGAGCAGCCAAGCCAGCGCATTCACGCTCATGAAGATCGCACCTGTCACCAGCACGCACAGCACGCGCCCGATGCTCTTCCAG
The genomic region above belongs to Terriglobales bacterium and contains:
- a CDS encoding O-antigen ligase family protein, with amino-acid sequence MDHAHSFGFSPSVPFPREGARSFFGDGRLINFWLLVVLTAGLLIVTADGLTKPFDNDWEFTAEVVLSHKVTPAAGAFAAIMLPLVLLYARRARASTQEGVLLWFLLCTMTYSKDFAYLQIPGLPLYISDYVLGWLLLRQFVWPRLRWFRLRSTPVFSILVLIGIGCVAALRGLAGGAQVVLVFRDLAMVVYGLFLIVGIVMIRDWKSIGRVLCVLVTGAIFMSVNALAWLLNTPGQRRYIVQNGAGQLVLMCLVLVLVATLNRLVPRLVGWSACLALTLGVLLANSRALDVSLAGIIAILVLFGPSTGHTTLRARFKAVAASVVTGVLVLAALVQTAPGAALVGRAAEELVSGVVYSQDDPQAQFRLLAWAEAMARFAKNPIIGEGYGLPFTFENFEEDPRPHNTYLTFLYKTGVTGFVALIVVLARFFLRGWTAVRTFRDMREAGLLYALLLGLLAVFIAGNFSFVFESPYLASVVWLTMAIGYRMGWLLAVPGRLIVSGQV